A region of Asticcacaulis excentricus DNA encodes the following proteins:
- the pseB gene encoding UDP-N-acetylglucosamine 4,6-dehydratase (inverting), producing the protein MSDLLREFAPVGDPVQGKVVLITGGTGSFGRKLVETLLSRYDPRKVIIFSRDELKQYEMRQALEERYDADKLSKLRFFLGDVRDRQRLELAFRGVDVVVHAAALKQVPAAEYNPSECIATNVNGAENVVWACLQQRVQRVVALSTDKACSPINLYGATKLASDKIFVAANNLSGDIGTRFCVVRYGNVVGSRGSVVPYFNRLLAQGATELPITDVRMTRFWISLHQGVDFVLSCLETTRGGEIFVPKIPATTVCDLATAMAPQASHKVIGIRPGEKLHEIMISADDSRSTWELPDRYFIEPEFVEYARQPATTTGAVRVDEGFAYSSDINPERLDVEGIRDLMKAYLA; encoded by the coding sequence ATGAGTGACCTTTTGCGAGAATTTGCCCCGGTCGGAGACCCGGTTCAGGGCAAGGTGGTGCTGATTACCGGCGGGACGGGCAGTTTCGGGCGCAAGCTCGTGGAGACGCTTCTGAGCCGCTACGACCCGCGCAAGGTGATCATCTTCTCGCGCGACGAATTGAAGCAGTACGAAATGCGTCAGGCGCTGGAAGAACGCTATGACGCCGACAAGCTGTCGAAACTGCGCTTTTTCCTCGGCGACGTCCGCGACCGGCAGCGGCTGGAGCTGGCCTTTCGCGGCGTCGATGTGGTGGTGCACGCCGCCGCGCTGAAACAGGTGCCGGCGGCCGAATACAATCCGTCCGAATGTATCGCCACCAATGTCAACGGTGCCGAAAACGTCGTCTGGGCCTGTCTGCAACAGCGGGTGCAGCGCGTGGTGGCGCTGTCCACCGATAAGGCCTGTTCGCCGATCAACCTTTATGGCGCGACCAAGCTGGCCTCGGACAAAATTTTCGTGGCGGCCAACAACCTGTCGGGCGATATCGGCACGCGCTTCTGCGTCGTGCGCTATGGCAATGTGGTCGGCTCACGCGGGTCGGTGGTGCCCTATTTCAACCGCCTGCTGGCGCAGGGCGCGACCGAGCTGCCCATCACGGATGTGCGCATGACGCGCTTCTGGATTTCGTTGCATCAGGGCGTCGATTTCGTCCTGTCGTGCCTTGAGACCACGCGCGGCGGCGAAATCTTCGTGCCCAAGATTCCGGCCACCACGGTATGCGATCTGGCCACGGCCATGGCCCCGCAGGCCAGCCACAAGGTCATCGGCATCCGGCCGGGCGAAAAGCTGCACGAGATCATGATTTCCGCCGATGATTCGCGCTCGACCTGGGAATTGCCGGATCGTTATTTCATCGAGCCGGAATTCGTCGAATATGCCCGTCAGCCCGCCACGACCACCGGCGCGGTTAGGGTCGATGAGGGCTTTGCCTATTCCAGCGACATCAATCCCGAACGCCTCGATGTCGAGGGTATTCGCGACCTGATGAAGGCCTATCTCGCGTGA
- the pseC gene encoding UDP-4-amino-4,6-dideoxy-N-acetyl-beta-L-altrosamine transaminase, whose product MTTTPFLPYGRQSIADSDIEAVVEALRSDYLTTGPMVERFERELAATVGAKEAVVVSNGTAALHLCILTQTLTPKDVVIVPSITFAASANCVAYCGAQVIFADVDPLTGLITDETFDAALSLIGPSQRFAGVIPVHYAGRPVDLGHISAVARARGAFVIEDACHALGSTGPQGTIGACAASDMANFSFHPVKTLTTGEGGAITTNDEALARRLRLLRSHGIERDPVRFEGLGYGDGDDTGPWVYEMQALGFNYRLPDINCALGVAQLKRLPGFIERRKALVAAYQAALAQTNLPVSWTAPAAGDDPVFHLFAPGIDFAAVGKTRAEVMAALRDRGIGTQVHYIPVHRQPYWQTRQASPRDLPGADAFYRSSLSLPLYPDMADSDPARVVAALKEVLR is encoded by the coding sequence GTGACGACCACCCCGTTCCTGCCCTATGGACGCCAATCCATCGCCGACAGCGATATAGAGGCGGTGGTTGAGGCCCTGCGTTCCGACTACCTGACCACCGGGCCGATGGTCGAACGCTTTGAGCGCGAACTGGCGGCCACGGTCGGGGCCAAGGAGGCCGTGGTCGTATCGAACGGCACGGCGGCCCTGCACCTGTGTATCCTGACGCAGACCCTGACGCCCAAGGATGTGGTGATCGTGCCGTCGATCACCTTCGCGGCCTCGGCCAATTGCGTCGCTTATTGCGGGGCGCAGGTGATTTTCGCCGACGTCGATCCGCTGACCGGCCTGATTACGGATGAGACGTTTGACGCGGCTCTGTCCCTGATCGGCCCGTCGCAGCGCTTTGCCGGGGTTATCCCCGTCCACTACGCCGGTCGTCCGGTCGATCTGGGCCATATCTCCGCTGTGGCGCGTGCGCGTGGGGCCTTTGTCATCGAAGACGCCTGCCACGCGCTGGGCAGCACGGGGCCGCAAGGCACTATCGGGGCCTGCGCGGCCTCGGACATGGCTAACTTCTCCTTCCATCCGGTCAAGACCCTGACCACCGGCGAAGGCGGGGCCATCACCACCAATGACGAAGCGCTGGCGCGGCGTCTGCGCCTGTTGCGCAGCCACGGTATCGAGCGCGATCCGGTCCGCTTTGAAGGGCTGGGCTATGGTGATGGCGACGACACTGGCCCGTGGGTCTATGAGATGCAGGCGCTGGGGTTTAACTACCGCCTGCCGGATATCAACTGCGCGCTGGGCGTGGCGCAACTGAAGCGCCTGCCGGGCTTTATCGAACGGCGTAAGGCGCTGGTGGCGGCCTATCAGGCGGCGCTGGCTCAGACCAATCTGCCCGTCTCATGGACAGCCCCGGCGGCGGGCGATGATCCGGTGTTTCACCTGTTCGCCCCCGGCATCGACTTTGCGGCGGTGGGTAAGACCCGCGCCGAGGTGATGGCGGCCTTGCGCGACCGCGGCATCGGCACGCAGGTTCACTATATCCCCGTGCACCGTCAGCCGTACTGGCAAACGCGGCAAGCGAGCCCGCGCGACCTGCCGGGCGCCGATGCCTTCTACCGTTCCAGCCTGTCGCTGCCGCTCTACCCCGACATGGCCGACAGCGACCCGGCGCGCGTCGTTGCGGCGCTGAAAGAGGTGCTTAGATGA
- the pseI gene encoding pseudaminic acid synthase, whose product MTPDTSPEIRISGRKIGTAHSPYIICELSGNHNGSLDRALALVDAAADTGCDAIKLQTYTADTITLKSDRPEFQLKGGLWDGYSLYDLYEEAHTPWDWHPALFERAAQRGVTMFSSPFDDTAVDFLNDLGAPAFKIASFELIDLPLVAYAASKGKPLIMSTGMANLAEIEAAVATARQYGTGEIVLLHCVSEYPADIRDANVRVVPDLGAKFGCPSGLSDHTFGTAASVAAIAVGGCVIEKHFTLARADGGPDSGFSLEPAEFTALVKDCKDAWAALGHVHYDTLGSERGSKTFRRSLYVVEDVKAGDVFTKANVRSVRPGLGLPPARLWDILGKPATRDIGRGEPLSDDMVG is encoded by the coding sequence ATGACTCCAGACACTTCACCCGAAATCAGGATCTCCGGCCGCAAGATCGGCACGGCCCACAGCCCCTACATCATCTGCGAGCTGTCGGGGAACCATAATGGCTCGCTTGATCGGGCGCTGGCGCTGGTCGATGCCGCCGCTGATACGGGCTGTGACGCTATCAAGCTCCAGACCTATACTGCCGACACCATCACGCTGAAATCCGACCGTCCGGAGTTTCAGTTGAAGGGCGGCCTGTGGGACGGCTATTCGCTCTATGACCTCTATGAGGAAGCCCATACGCCCTGGGACTGGCACCCGGCTTTGTTTGAGCGGGCCGCCCAACGCGGCGTGACGATGTTTTCGTCGCCCTTTGACGATACGGCGGTCGATTTTCTCAATGATCTGGGCGCGCCGGCCTTCAAGATCGCCTCGTTTGAGCTGATCGACCTGCCGCTGGTCGCCTATGCCGCGTCAAAGGGCAAGCCGCTGATCATGTCCACGGGCATGGCCAATCTGGCCGAAATCGAAGCGGCGGTGGCCACGGCGCGTCAGTACGGCACGGGTGAAATCGTGCTTTTACACTGCGTCAGCGAATACCCCGCCGACATCCGCGACGCCAATGTGCGCGTCGTCCCCGATCTGGGGGCGAAGTTCGGCTGCCCGTCGGGCCTCAGCGACCATACGTTCGGCACGGCGGCTTCGGTGGCGGCGATTGCGGTCGGCGGCTGTGTCATCGAAAAGCACTTCACGCTGGCGCGCGCCGATGGCGGGCCAGATTCAGGCTTTTCATTGGAACCGGCGGAATTCACCGCGCTGGTGAAGGACTGCAAGGACGCCTGGGCGGCGCTGGGGCACGTCCATTACGACACGCTGGGCTCTGAGCGCGGCTCGAAGACCTTCCGCCGCTCGCTCTATGTGGTTGAGGATGTCAAGGCGGGGGATGTGTTCACCAAGGCCAATGTGCGCTCCGTGCGTCCGGGGCTGGGCCTGCCACCCGCGCGCCTGTGGGACATTCTGGGCAAACCGGCCACCCGTGACATTGGACGCGGCGAACCGCTCAGCGACGATATGGTGGGGTAA
- a CDS encoding FdhF/YdeP family oxidoreductase, translating to MNKPSKPVVGGGAKKVLYALKTATRIGLDNTAKALTAKNACKACALGMGGQKGGMTNEAGEFPSVCNKSIQAQSTDIQPGIPPEVIDHSLSDLRELDGHELEHLGRLAFPIYKAAGSDRYVPVDWDFALDLATQRFAATKPERSFFYSSGRSSNEAGFVLQLLARLYGTNNVNNCSYYCHQATGVGLDSTIGTGTATVEMEDLDRCDFILVIGANPSSNHPRFIHKLKGVRDRGGEVVIINPAKEPGLVRFALPKSVKSMVSGGDWIASDYLQPRIGSDLAVLKGLIKAVLDSGAQDDDFIADHTEGFAALRADIAATDWTEIEARAGLTQADIERVAGLYARAKSAVIAWGMGITHHLNGVDNVEYIANLCLVRGQIGRPGAGLLPLRGHSNVQGIGTIGVKPVLAAEVMARMEETLGVTLPREKGLDTMRGMEAAHRGEIDAALIMGGNLYEANPNSAFAEAAFARIGFKLFLTTTLNRGHIHGHDDSEALILPVTARDEEWQPTTQESMFNFVRLSDGGICRLKSVRPETEILCELARRLLPDSPVDFEAFKQHRTIREAIARIVPGLEDLADIDIAKREFHIRGRILHAPAFKTASGRGRFIVRDLPPVPGALLLTTVRSEGQFNSIIYERTDSYRGMDRLDVMMNAEDMAGLGLSDGDAVVVESEHGVMNGARVRVFDLARGSVMAYYPEANVLTGTAVDPRSRTPSFKATPVQVRKST from the coding sequence ATGAACAAACCGAGCAAACCCGTCGTCGGCGGTGGCGCCAAAAAGGTGCTGTACGCCCTGAAAACCGCCACGCGCATCGGCCTCGACAATACGGCCAAGGCGCTGACGGCCAAAAATGCCTGCAAGGCCTGCGCGCTGGGTATGGGCGGGCAAAAGGGCGGCATGACCAATGAGGCGGGGGAATTCCCCTCGGTGTGCAACAAGTCGATTCAGGCGCAATCGACCGATATTCAGCCGGGCATCCCGCCGGAGGTGATCGACCACAGCCTGTCGGACCTGCGCGAACTGGACGGGCATGAGCTGGAGCATCTGGGGCGGCTGGCCTTTCCCATCTATAAGGCGGCGGGCTCGGACCGCTATGTGCCCGTGGACTGGGACTTTGCGCTCGATCTGGCGACGCAGCGGTTTGCGGCGACGAAGCCTGAGCGCAGCTTCTTCTATTCGTCGGGGCGTTCGTCGAACGAAGCGGGGTTTGTGCTGCAATTGCTGGCGCGGCTCTATGGCACCAACAATGTCAACAACTGCTCCTACTACTGCCATCAGGCGACGGGGGTCGGGCTCGACAGCACCATCGGCACCGGCACGGCGACGGTGGAGATGGAAGACCTCGACCGCTGCGACTTCATTCTGGTTATCGGGGCCAATCCGTCGTCCAACCATCCACGCTTTATTCACAAACTCAAAGGTGTGAGGGATCGCGGCGGCGAGGTGGTGATCATCAACCCGGCCAAGGAGCCGGGGCTGGTGCGCTTTGCCTTGCCGAAAAGCGTGAAGTCGATGGTGTCGGGCGGCGACTGGATCGCCTCTGACTATCTGCAACCGCGCATCGGGTCAGACCTTGCCGTGCTCAAGGGGCTGATCAAGGCGGTACTGGACAGCGGGGCACAGGACGACGATTTTATCGCCGATCATACGGAGGGTTTTGCGGCCTTGCGCGCCGATATTGCGGCCACCGACTGGACGGAGATCGAGGCGCGCGCGGGTCTGACTCAGGCCGACATCGAACGGGTAGCGGGTCTTTATGCGCGGGCCAAGTCGGCGGTGATCGCCTGGGGCATGGGCATTACGCATCACCTCAATGGCGTCGATAATGTCGAATATATCGCCAATCTGTGCCTCGTGCGCGGGCAGATCGGGCGGCCGGGGGCGGGGCTCCTGCCCCTGCGCGGCCATTCCAATGTGCAGGGTATCGGCACCATCGGCGTCAAGCCGGTGCTGGCCGCCGAGGTGATGGCGCGCATGGAAGAGACACTGGGGGTTACTCTGCCGCGCGAAAAGGGGCTCGACACCATGCGTGGCATGGAGGCGGCGCATCGCGGGGAAATCGACGCCGCCCTGATCATGGGCGGCAACCTGTATGAGGCCAATCCCAACAGCGCCTTTGCCGAGGCGGCCTTTGCGCGGATCGGCTTCAAGCTGTTCCTGACCACCACGCTCAATCGCGGCCACATCCACGGCCACGACGACAGCGAAGCCCTGATCCTGCCGGTCACGGCGCGCGACGAGGAGTGGCAACCGACGACGCAGGAATCCATGTTCAACTTCGTGCGGCTCAGCGATGGTGGCATCTGCCGGCTGAAATCGGTGCGGCCGGAAACAGAAATCCTGTGTGAGCTGGCACGGCGACTGCTGCCCGACAGTCCGGTCGATTTCGAAGCCTTCAAACAGCATCGCACCATACGCGAAGCCATTGCGCGCATCGTGCCGGGTCTGGAGGATCTGGCGGATATCGACATTGCCAAACGCGAATTCCATATCCGCGGCCGCATCCTGCACGCGCCGGCGTTCAAAACCGCTTCCGGGCGCGGGCGCTTTATCGTGCGCGACCTGCCGCCGGTGCCGGGGGCGCTCCTTCTGACCACCGTGCGCTCAGAGGGGCAGTTCAACTCGATCATCTATGAGCGCACGGACAGCTATCGCGGTATGGACCGCCTAGACGTGATGATGAATGCCGAAGACATGGCCGGGCTGGGCCTTAGCGATGGCGATGCCGTGGTGGTGGAGTCCGAACACGGCGTGATGAACGGCGCGCGGGTGCGGGTCTTCGATCTGGCGCGCGGTTCGGTCATGGCCTACTATCCGGAAGCCAATGTGCTGACCGGCACGGCGGTCGATCCGCGCAGCCGCACCCCGTCCTTCAAGGCGACGCCTGTGCAGGTGCGAAAAAGCACCTGA